The Microbacterium sp. zg-Y1090 sequence GACGGGCACGAGCGGGATGCCGCGCGCCAGCGCGAAAGCGGTCGCCGCGGCGATGCCCACCCGCAGGCCGGTGAACGGACCGGGGCCCATCCCCGCGGCCACGTGCGTGAGCGCGACGGGCTCGGGTGCGCCGGTGGCTCCCACGGGCCCGTAGGCCGCCTCGTCGAGCACCTGCCGCAGCAGGTCGCCGATCACCTCGGCGTGGCCGAGCGGGTTGGCGGCGGCGGCGGAAGCGCGCACGACGCCGTCATCCTCGACGATGGCGAGCGCCGTTCCGAGCGAGGTGTCGATGCCGAGGATCACCCTCCCAGGCTACCCGCGCGGGCGCGTGGCATCCTCGTCCCGGCTGCAGGCGCGCACCGGCCGGGCCCTCGTCGGTTCAGGGGCGACGGGAGACGACGACCCGGCGCGGGGTGTCGGCGTCGAGTTCCTCGGTGGCGCGGGAGAACGTGCCGCAGGCGGTGTCGACACCGCGGCCGTGCCACTCGCGGTCGAGCTCCACCTCCCACCAGTCGTCACGCAGGCCGGGCACCATGTCGCGTCCCCACTCCACCACCACGACGGAGCCGTCGAGGTCGATGTCGAGGTCGTCGAGCTCGGCCGCCGAGCCGAGCCGGTACGCGTCGACGTGCACGAGAGCAGGGCCGCCCACGAGCGACGGGTGGGTGCGGGCGATGACGAAGGTGGGGCTCTGCACGGGACCGCGCACTCCCAGACCCGCCGCGATCCCGCGCGTCAGCGTGGTCTTGCCCGCTCCGAGCGCCCCGGTGAGCACCACCAGGTCGCCCGCGCGCAGGCTCTCGCCGAAGGCGCGGCCGAGGGCCTCCATGTCGGCCGGGGAGTCGATCTCGCGCTCGCCGACGAAGCCATCCAGTCCGCTCATCGCCGCCCTCCCGTGCACATCGTCGCCGATCCGGGCGCCAGGCAGGGCAGAGACCGGTTGCGCGCGCCGACCCCGCCCGCGATGGCGACGTTGTGCGCGGCCGGCGCGGTGCGGGCTGCCCCGATCACGACGACACCTCGCTGCGGGGAACGCGCTGCCCGATGCGCGTGACGATCTCGTAGTTGATCGACCCGGATGCCGTGCCCCATTCGTCCGCCGCCGGCACGCCCCGCTCCGGGTCGCCGAAGAGCACCGCCTCGTCCCCCACCGCCACCGGGGCATCGCCCACGTCGACGACGAACTGGTCCATGGCGATGCGCCCGGCCACCGTGTACCGGCGACCGCCGATCACGACCGGGCCGCGACCCGAGGCGGCGCGCGGCACGCCGTCGGCGTAGCCCAGCGGCACCAGGGCCAGCGTCGTCTCGGTCTCGGTGCGGTGGGTGTACCCGTACGACACCCCCTGGCCTGCGGGCACGCGGCGGACGGCGGCGACGGCGGCGCGCAGCGTCATCGCGGGGCGGAGTCCCAGGTCGGCAGACGTGCGGTCGTCGAACGGCGACAGCCCGTACATGCCGATGCCGATGCGCACGCAGTCCAGCCGGGCTTCGGGCAGTGCGATCGCGGCATTCGTCGCGGCGATGTGGTGCACCTGCGGGGCGAGCCCGGCCGCCGAGGCCAGGGCGGCCGCCTCGTGGAACGTCTTCAGCGCGACGCGATCGTCTTCGACGGAGGTGTTGGAGAGGTGGCTGAACAGACCGGCGACCCGCACCTCGCCCTGCCTCTCCAGCCGCGCAGCCTCGGCGAACGCCTCGGTCCAGTCCGCCGGCGCCAGGCCGTTGCGGCCCAGTCCGGTCTCGACCTTCAGGTGCACGGACACCGGACGATCGGCGGATGCCGCCGCGGCGGCGGCCCGCAGCTGATCGCCGCTCGAGATCCCCAGTTCGATGCCCTGCGCCGCCGCGTCGGCGAACGATGCACCGGGGGCGTGCAGCCACGCGAGCACGGGCGCATCGATGCCGGCGCGTCGCAGCTCCAGCGCCTCCTGCACATCCACGACGCCCAGGCGGGTGGCACCGGCGGCGAGGGCGGCCCGCGCGGTGCGTGCCGCGCCGTGCCCGTACCCGTCGGCCTTGACCACGGCGAGCACCTCGACGCCGGTGAGCTGTCGCAGGTGGCGCACGTTCGCGCCGATCGCACCGACATCGACGACGGCTTCGCGCAGGAGGCCGGCCGGCATCCGCGTCATGATGCACCCTCGACGGCGGGTGCGGCCACGCCCACGCCGCCCACGGCACCGGCGCCGAGCGCCTCGGCCACGACATAGGCGGTGGCGAAGCCGCCGTCGTGCGAGAGCGACAGATGCAGGGTCGTGATGCCCCGCTCGGCCACGACGTCGGCCGTCGAGCCGGTGAGGGTGAACCAGGGGCGGCCGGAGGGCTCCGGCGTGATCTCGATCTCGGTCCAGTGCACGCCGTCCGAGCCGCCGAGCGCCTTGATGAGTGCTTCCTTCGCGGCGTAGCGGGCGGCCAGCGACCGCGCCGGCAGCTTCCGCTCGGTGGGCGAGAACAGGCGCTCGACCAGGCGCGGCGTGCGCTCGAGCGACCGTTCGAACCGGGGGATGTCGACGAGGTCGATGCCGATTCCGACGATCACGCGGGCCTCCCTGGCGTCGCAGATCGGACCGTGCGCCGCCTCTGCCAGCCTACTCCGCGACGCGGCGGGAGCGCCCTGCGGCCCGGTCAGAGCTCGGCGAACCGCGCTTCGCAGCCGGGGGCGAGATCCTCGTACCGCCGCTGCCATCCCTCGCCGTCGCGATCGGCGCCGGGTGTGCGCAGGTGCGCGTCGAGCGCTTCGAGATAGGCGCGCCAGCCGGCCGCGTACGAAGAGGACCGGATGCCGGTGTGCTCGAGCACGAGCCGGGTGCCGCCGTCGACGGTCTCCAGCCGCACGACCAGCTCGGTCGGCTCCTCCCCCTCGGCGTGCCAGACGGTCGTGAACCCGCGCGGCGGGTCGCATGCGGTGATGGTTCCGCTGCCCCACGCGCCCTCTCCGTCGCCGTCGGCGACCTCCCACCGGCCGCCCAGTGCGAGGTCGCCGGAGTAGTCCGCCATCCACCGCGCCAGCCGGTCGCGCTGGGTGACCGCTGCCCACAGGTCGTCGAGGTCGGTGGCGTAGACCTCGTCGTAGACGAGGCGGTAGCCGTCGCCGTGCCGCTGGATGAGGGGGCTGCCGAGTGTCATGAGGCGTCCTTTCGTCGGGGTGAGGGATGCCGCGCCGGTGCGGCATCCGCCGACCGCGCCGTGGCACGTGCGCCGCGGGCGATCTCGGTGTGGAGGGCGTCGAGACGTTGCGCCCACGGTGCCCGCAGGCGCGCGAGCGCAGCCTCCGCCGCCGCCAGCCCTGCTGGATCGACGGCGTAGATGCGGCGGGTCCCCTCGGGCGTCGACGTCACGAACCCGTTGTCGCGCAGCACCCGCAGGTGCTGCGACACCGCCGGCTGCGAGATGCCGTACTCGCTGCGGATCAGCTCGACGAGCGCCCCCGCGGGCTGCGCGCCATAGGCGAGCACCTCGAGGATCCGCCGCCGGGCGGCATCCGCCAGCACATCGAACACGTCCACGTCAGGACTATATAAGTAGCAACTTATCTAACGCAACGACGGAAAGAAACCGCAGACCACCCGCAGAAGGACGCCCGGGGCACGGCGCCCCACGCCCCGACGCCCGCGGGAGGGATGACTCCCCCGCGGGCGATCGTGCTCACTCGACGGTGACGGACTTCGCGAGGTTGCGGGGCTGGTCGACGTCCAGTCCCTTGGCGGTGGCCAGGCCCATCGCGAAGATGTGCAGCGGAACGACCGCCAGCAGCGGCTCGAACAGCGGCCCCGCCAACGGGATGCGCAGCACCTCGTCGGCGTACGGCAGCACCGCGGCGTCGCCCTCTTCGGCGACCGCGATGACGCGAGCGCCGCGCGCACGGATCTCCTGGATATTGGAGACGACCTTCTTGTGCAGCTCGGCGGACTCGCGCGGCGAGGGGACGATGACGAAGACCGGCTGTCCGGGCTCGATCAGCGCGATCGGGCCGTGCTTGAGCTCGCCGGCGGCGAAGCCCTCGGCGTGGATGTACGAGATCTCCTTGAGCTTGAGCGCTCCCTCGAGGGCGATCGGGTAGCCGACGTGGCGCCCGAGGAACAGCACGGAGCGGGTGTCGGCCATCCAATGGGCGAACTGCTCGATGTGCGCCTGCTCCTCGGCGAGGATGTGCGCGATCTTGGCGGGGACCGCCTCGAGTTCGCGCGCATGCTCGGCGACCTGCACCTCGGTCAGCGCACCGCGCAGGCGACCGACGTGCAGCGCCAGCAGGTACAGCGCGGTGATCTGTGCGATGAACGCCTTCGTCGAGGCCACGGCGACCTCGGGTCCGGCGTGGGTGTAGACGACGGCATCCGATTCCCGGGGGATGGTGGCGCCCTGGGTGTTGCAGATCGAGAGGGTCTTCGCGCCGTGCGCCGAGGCGTACTTCACCGCCATCAGCGTGTCCATCGTCTCGCCGGACTGGCTGATCGACACCACGAGGGTGTCGGGTCCGATCACCGGGTCGCGGTAGCGGAACTCGTGGGCCAGCTCCACGTCGACGGGGATGCGCGTCCACTGCTCCAGGGCGTACTTGCCCACCATCCCGGCGTACGCGGCGGTGCCGCACGCGAGGATGACGATGCGGTTGACGCCGAGGAACAGCTCGTCGAGTCCGTCGAGCTCGGGGATCTGCACGACGCCCTCGTGGATGCGACCGAGCACTGTCTTGGCGACGGCCTCGGGCTCCTCCGAGACCTCCTTCGCCATGAACGACGGCCAGCCGCCCTTCTCCGCGGCGGACGCGTCCCACACCACCTCGAACGGCTCCACCTCGACGTCGTTGCCGTCGAAATCGGTGACGGTGACGGCATCGGGCGTGATCGCGACGATCTGGTCCTGACCGATGGCCAGGGCGTTGCGGGTGTGCTCCACGAACGCGGCGACGTCGGAGCCGAGGAAGTTCTCGCCCTCACCCAGGCCGATCACCAGCGGCGAGTTGCGGCGAGCGCCGACCACCACGCCGGGGCTGTCCTGGTGCATCGCCAGCAGGGTGAACGCGCCCTCCAGCTGGGACACGACGGACCGGAATGCCGCGACGAGGTCGCCGCTCTGCTCACGGTAGGCCCGCCCGAGGAGCACCGCCGCCACCTCGGTGTCGGTCTCACTGCGGAACGTGTAGCCCTCCGACACGAGCTCGGCCTTCAGGTCGGCGAAGTTCTCGATGATGCCGTTGTGGATGACGGCGAGACGGTCGTCGTCGGCAAGGTGCGGATGCGCGTTGGCGTCGGTGGGCGCACCGTGCGTTGCCCACCGCGTGTGGCCGATCCCGGTGGTGCCGTCGGGCATCGGGTGCGCGGCGAGGTCGTCGCGGAGCACGCTCAGCTTGCCCGCCCGCTTGCGGGTGCCCATGTGCCCGGTGTCGTCGATCACGGCGACACCGGCCGAGTCGTAGCCCCGGTATTCCAGACGGGCCAGGCCGGAGAGGAGGATGTCCTGGCTCGGCCGCGGGCCGACGTATCCGATGATTCCGCACATGCTTGCGATCCTAAACCGGATCGTCGTGGGCACCTCACGCACGCGGGCTGGGCACCACCGCTGCGCTGTCCGCTCGTCGATGCCCGTGGGCCACGCGTCGATCAGGGCACGCGGGCCATGGGACCCCGCGCCGGCATCCCGGTGAGCACGCGCACCACGTCGTCGACGACGTCGCGGTTGCGCAGCAGCCCGTCGTGGGCGCACTCGCCTCCGCCGAACGGCACGACGGCGTCACCGCGGAGCAGGGCCGCGATGCCGAGCGCGTCCGGAGACACCCGCTCCTCGCAGCGCGCCTCGAAGGTGGTGTCGGCATCTGCGACGGCGGATGCACGAGAGACCAACCCGTCACCGAACGACAGCACCATCTCGCCGACGCGCAGCCGGGCGTCGCCGGCCACGGCGTGCACGGCGAGGGACTCGGGCCATGCCGGCATCGAGCGCAGCTCCTCCGATCCGACATGCAGCGCGCGCCCCGCCTCGCCCGTGTTGGCGATCGAGGTGCGCAGCCACGTCGGCAGCCCGCAGCCGTTCATCGCGTCTGCCGCCAGGTCGCGATTGCACAGATCCACCAGCGCCGGCACGATGAGCGCCCGCGCGGCGGAGCCGGCGCCGATGACGGTGCCGGTCACCAGCGAGATGGCGTCGAGGAGGGCGGCGGCATCCGAGCCGAGGCTGGGGGTGCCGACGGTCACGACCTGCCCGACCAGGGGCACGAGGTCGGGGTGCGCGGAGACCGCGTGACGCATCGCCAGGCCTCCCATCGAGTGCGCGACCACGTCGACGGGGGCCTGGGTCTGCTCGGCCAGGGTGCGGATGGCATCCGCCAATCCGTCCACGACCGCGTCGCCACCCACCCACGCCGAGGAGGTCTGCGAGTAATCGAATGCGTGCAGCGTCGTCCCCGGGAGCGCCTCGAGCGCCTCCTGCACCGAGCCGGGCGCCGCGGACGATGCCATGGGACGGCCGAGAGCGGCCGCCGAGACCTTCCCGCCATCCGCCGCCGCGTGATGTGCGAACGGGGACTGGGCGATACCCGGCTGGGCGCCGTCGGCGCTCGGCAGGGACGTGCTCAACCAGCCGTGCACGAACAGCACGGCCTGGTCGGCCTCGGCGACCCGCTCGGGATCGGACAGACTCACCAGCGTTCCCCGCGCCGCATCCGCCCGGTCGGAAGGCGCCGCGGTGGAGCGCTCTGCGGCCGGGGCGGCGTCGGCGGCGGCATGCGACGGCAACGGCACCCCTGAGCTGGTGTAGACGATCACCGCAACCAGGCCCAGCGCGATGCGGGCGATCTGAGAACCGCGGAGCCGGCCAGGCACCCTGAGGCGCCGGGGCGACGCGCTCTGCGTGGCCGCAGCGTTCGCCGCCGGTCGCACCGGAGCGGACGTCTCTGATGCGCTCGTGCGGGCGCTCAGCAGAGACGTCCGACGGGTGGACGACCTGCGGCGATGATGCGCCATCAGGCGGATCTCGAGCGCGCGATGGTAACCCCCATATCACCGATTATGGGGGGTAACCACGGCGTGTCGACAACAGCCGGCAGCCGGGCGCGAAGCGGGGCCCTCTCGGGCCAGCCATTTGGGGACTGATTCACTCGAGAGGGCCCCATACCGCGCACTCTCGAGCGCTCCGTTGGGGACGGTACACGCTCGAATCGCCGCTTGGGGGGCAGCTGAGTTATTCGCGTCGGCGCGTCAATGCTAGCGGATGTCCCTAGACCGAGGGCGGATGCGGCGCGCCCGAACTGACACGAGTCATCTGCGCCCGCCATGGGGAGCAGTCCCCTGTTCTGGGCCACGGCAATCTGTGTAATATGGCCGCCGACGGGCGAGGGCCTGAGGCATTTGGGGAGTCCCGGGCGATTCACCTCCCGTCGAACCATGGGGGCATTGGGGACACCGTGCACCGTGGGGGGACGTTGTGCCGTGCATACGATCGTGTGCACGGCACAACGTGTATTCGGGGGCGTGGTCGCGCCGCAGCGGTGATCACGCGCCCCGGCGAATCGCTTCCCCTCCGCCCGCCCCGTGTGGCATACTCAACCCACGCCCGCCCCCTCGGGGGCCGCGGAGCTCCGAGGGGTCGGACTCCGCTTCGGTCCGATGTGGGAATCGGACCGCGACAGGACGGGCGCCTTGTTGGGGGATGCGCGGACTTGTCCGCGCAGGGGGACACTGGGGAACGCGTTCATGGGGAAACGGCTAGTTCTGCGCACGCATTCGCGCGCACTCCGTCGGCTCGAGACGGATCCGTTCGACGCCGGAGCGCGTCGGTGAGCGGCGCGACCGTATCGCTGGGGGCAGCGACCGCTCCGCTGGGGGACGTGACGACGTCGCTGGGGGGCGGCACTGCTGTCAACGCTCCCCGATTCCTGCCCCTGCTGGAGCGTCGGCTCACCGTCGTCCGGCGACGGCGGGCGATCGGCGCTGCCGTCGACGTGGCGGCGATCCTCTCGAGCACGGCGCTCGCCCTCGCGGTGATGCCGCCCTTCGGCGCCGCAGGCGTCGTCGCGCTCGTGCAGGCGGGCGTCTTCGCGGCCGTGTGGATCGTGGGGCTGCTGGTGGCGCGGGGGGCGGGTGCCCGCCGCGACGCCGGTCGGCGGTTCGGCGTGATCGCCGCGGCTCAATCCGCCGCGGCCGCGCTGGCTCTGGTCGCGATCACGACGGCCGCCATGGGGTGGCCGATGGTCCCGCAGCTCGCGCTGGTCGCGGCGCCTGCCGGCATCACAGGGCTCGTGGGGGCGCGCGCTGTACGGCTGGTCGTACGGCTGCGCCGGCGCGACAACGCGGAACTCGCGCCGCGCACCCTGATCGTGGGCGACCGCGACGCCGTCGAGCACACGATCCGCTCCCTGCGCATGGATCCGCGGCTTCAGCACCACGTCGTGGGCACAGCCCTGCGGGAGACGGACAGCAGCGTGCTGACCGTCGACGGCCTCACCTACCCCGTGCTGGGGTCGCCGGGACAGGCCGCGGACATCGCCCGTGAGCTCTGCGTCGAGACGGTCATCGTCGCGGGGGCGACGGATGACCCGGACTTCACCCGGCGGCTCAGCTGGAGCCTGGAGGGCGCGGCCACCGACCTGGTGTTCGCCACCCGCCTGACCGACGTGGTCCGCTCCCGCATCTCGGTGGAACGGACGCACGGGCTGGCCCTGACACGCGTCAGGCTCCCCCGGTTCGACCACTCGCGGATGAGCGCGAAGCGGGCGCTCGACGTGGCCGTCGCGCTCGTCGCGCTCGTCCCGATCGCGTTGATCACACCGATCATCGCCCTGCTGATCACCATGGACACTCCGGGGGGC is a genomic window containing:
- a CDS encoding sugar transferase; translation: MSGATVSLGAATAPLGDVTTSLGGGTAVNAPRFLPLLERRLTVVRRRRAIGAAVDVAAILSSTALALAVMPPFGAAGVVALVQAGVFAAVWIVGLLVARGAGARRDAGRRFGVIAAAQSAAAALALVAITTAAMGWPMVPQLALVAAPAGITGLVGARAVRLVVRLRRRDNAELAPRTLIVGDRDAVEHTIRSLRMDPRLQHHVVGTALRETDSSVLTVDGLTYPVLGSPGQAADIARELCVETVIVAGATDDPDFTRRLSWSLEGAATDLVFATRLTDVVRSRISVERTHGLALTRVRLPRFDHSRMSAKRALDVAVALVALVPIALITPIIALLITMDTPGGVFFRQQRIGRDGREFGILKFRTMRATAETEREELIGHNEGAGPLFKMKADPRVTRVGKVLRRFSLDELPQFWNVLMGEMSVVGPRPPLPDEVRGYDRAVLRRLYVQPGITGLWQVSGRSDLSWDESVRLDLHYVENWSLATDLRIIMRTAAVMVRPQGAY
- the glmS gene encoding glutamine--fructose-6-phosphate transaminase (isomerizing), whose protein sequence is MCGIIGYVGPRPSQDILLSGLARLEYRGYDSAGVAVIDDTGHMGTRKRAGKLSVLRDDLAAHPMPDGTTGIGHTRWATHGAPTDANAHPHLADDDRLAVIHNGIIENFADLKAELVSEGYTFRSETDTEVAAVLLGRAYREQSGDLVAAFRSVVSQLEGAFTLLAMHQDSPGVVVGARRNSPLVIGLGEGENFLGSDVAAFVEHTRNALAIGQDQIVAITPDAVTVTDFDGNDVEVEPFEVVWDASAAEKGGWPSFMAKEVSEEPEAVAKTVLGRIHEGVVQIPELDGLDELFLGVNRIVILACGTAAYAGMVGKYALEQWTRIPVDVELAHEFRYRDPVIGPDTLVVSISQSGETMDTLMAVKYASAHGAKTLSICNTQGATIPRESDAVVYTHAGPEVAVASTKAFIAQITALYLLALHVGRLRGALTEVQVAEHARELEAVPAKIAHILAEEQAHIEQFAHWMADTRSVLFLGRHVGYPIALEGALKLKEISYIHAEGFAAGELKHGPIALIEPGQPVFVIVPSPRESAELHKKVVSNIQEIRARGARVIAVAEEGDAAVLPYADEVLRIPLAGPLFEPLLAVVPLHIFAMGLATAKGLDVDQPRNLAKSVTVE
- a CDS encoding SRPBCC domain-containing protein, producing the protein MTLGSPLIQRHGDGYRLVYDEVYATDLDDLWAAVTQRDRLARWMADYSGDLALGGRWEVADGDGEGAWGSGTITACDPPRGFTTVWHAEGEEPTELVVRLETVDGGTRLVLEHTGIRSSSYAAGWRAYLEALDAHLRTPGADRDGEGWQRRYEDLAPGCEARFAEL
- the tsaE gene encoding tRNA (adenosine(37)-N6)-threonylcarbamoyltransferase complex ATPase subunit type 1 TsaE is translated as MSGLDGFVGEREIDSPADMEALGRAFGESLRAGDLVVLTGALGAGKTTLTRGIAAGLGVRGPVQSPTFVIARTHPSLVGGPALVHVDAYRLGSAAELDDLDIDLDGSVVVVEWGRDMVPGLRDDWWEVELDREWHGRGVDTACGTFSRATEELDADTPRRVVVSRRP
- a CDS encoding esterase/lipase family protein; amino-acid sequence: MPGRLRGSQIARIALGLVAVIVYTSSGVPLPSHAAADAAPAAERSTAAPSDRADAARGTLVSLSDPERVAEADQAVLFVHGWLSTSLPSADGAQPGIAQSPFAHHAAADGGKVSAAALGRPMASSAAPGSVQEALEALPGTTLHAFDYSQTSSAWVGGDAVVDGLADAIRTLAEQTQAPVDVVAHSMGGLAMRHAVSAHPDLVPLVGQVVTVGTPSLGSDAAALLDAISLVTGTVIGAGSAARALIVPALVDLCNRDLAADAMNGCGLPTWLRTSIANTGEAGRALHVGSEELRSMPAWPESLAVHAVAGDARLRVGEMVLSFGDGLVSRASAVADADTTFEARCEERVSPDALGIAALLRGDAVVPFGGGECAHDGLLRNRDVVDDVVRVLTGMPARGPMARVP
- a CDS encoding ArsR/SmtB family transcription factor, translated to MDVFDVLADAARRRILEVLAYGAQPAGALVELIRSEYGISQPAVSQHLRVLRDNGFVTSTPEGTRRIYAVDPAGLAAAEAALARLRAPWAQRLDALHTEIARGARATARSADAAPARHPSPRRKDAS
- a CDS encoding holo-ACP synthase, with translation MIVGIGIDLVDIPRFERSLERTPRLVERLFSPTERKLPARSLAARYAAKEALIKALGGSDGVHWTEIEITPEPSGRPWFTLTGSTADVVAERGITTLHLSLSHDGGFATAYVVAEALGAGAVGGVGVAAPAVEGAS
- the alr gene encoding alanine racemase — encoded protein: MTRMPAGLLREAVVDVGAIGANVRHLRQLTGVEVLAVVKADGYGHGAARTARAALAAGATRLGVVDVQEALELRRAGIDAPVLAWLHAPGASFADAAAQGIELGISSGDQLRAAAAAASADRPVSVHLKVETGLGRNGLAPADWTEAFAEAARLERQGEVRVAGLFSHLSNTSVEDDRVALKTFHEAAALASAAGLAPQVHHIAATNAAIALPEARLDCVRIGIGMYGLSPFDDRTSADLGLRPAMTLRAAVAAVRRVPAGQGVSYGYTHRTETETTLALVPLGYADGVPRAASGRGPVVIGGRRYTVAGRIAMDQFVVDVGDAPVAVGDEAVLFGDPERGVPAADEWGTASGSINYEIVTRIGQRVPRSEVSS